From Bacillus oleivorans, the proteins below share one genomic window:
- a CDS encoding PTS mannose/fructose/sorbose/N-acetylgalactosamine transporter subunit IIC, whose product MILEATLIAVWAGICTFDLFGPQTSFWRPLISGTGVGIILGDPVQGLIIAGTLELIWLGVVGVGAYVPPDVVAGSIIGTAVGILSGEGAVAGIAIAVPVAVASQQLDILWRTGTITLVHKADKAAKEGDLRKIERLHLWGIPTLILTRAIPVFLAVFLGAKYVETLFSYVPQVIMDGLTVAGGVLPALGFAMLLSLMLGKGMWVFLIAGFVLAAYLKIPTIGIALVGIVVAVLYDRFTRHSGPSNLEPSNPGGGLE is encoded by the coding sequence ATGATACTTGAAGCTACACTAATTGCTGTGTGGGCAGGGATATGTACGTTTGATTTATTTGGACCCCAAACATCGTTTTGGAGACCGCTAATATCTGGAACAGGAGTAGGTATTATACTTGGTGATCCAGTCCAAGGTTTAATCATTGCGGGTACATTAGAGTTAATTTGGCTAGGAGTTGTTGGGGTAGGGGCTTATGTTCCTCCTGATGTAGTAGCAGGTTCTATCATTGGAACAGCAGTTGGTATCCTTTCAGGTGAAGGTGCTGTTGCGGGTATAGCCATTGCTGTACCAGTTGCAGTAGCGAGTCAGCAATTAGATATTTTATGGAGAACAGGGACGATCACACTTGTTCATAAAGCTGATAAGGCTGCAAAGGAAGGGGATCTTAGGAAAATAGAACGACTGCATTTGTGGGGGATTCCAACACTCATATTAACCAGAGCCATACCTGTCTTTTTGGCGGTATTTTTAGGGGCGAAATACGTTGAAACACTATTTTCATATGTTCCTCAAGTCATCATGGATGGTCTAACGGTTGCTGGAGGAGTATTACCAGCCTTAGGTTTTGCTATGTTATTGTCACTCATGCTAGGAAAAGGAATGTGGGTCTTCTTAATAGCAGGTTTCGTTTTAGCTGCGTATCTAAAAATTCCAACCATTGGAATTGCTCTTGTAGGTATTGTAGTTGCAGTGCTTTATGACCGATTTACCAGGCATTCGGGTCCTAGTAATCTAGAACCATCTAATCCAGGAGGAGGTCTTGAATAA
- a CDS encoding PTS system mannose/fructose/sorbose family transporter subunit IID: MSEQPKQLNDLDLSDTTEPNPEKSITSKDLKSMFWRLQLFQVSWNYERMQSLAYAYTMKPVLEKLYKTKEERSEALNRHLEFFNTHPTMAAPILGINTALEEQNGNESGQGVSGIKTGLMGPLAGIGDSIIWLTWMPIVMSIGAAFAMDGNILGPILALILFNLVNIPLKWYGLKLGYNKGTNFLQEAGSTGIVQRYTTMATILGIIVIGGLIPQMVTLTTPFVLTVGDTEVKFQEIFDGILPNLLPLMVTLSSFFLIKKGKNPVVILLGTIVVCILGKWIGIF, translated from the coding sequence ATGTCTGAACAACCTAAGCAATTAAATGATTTAGATCTTTCTGATACCACTGAGCCGAATCCAGAAAAAAGTATTACCTCAAAAGATTTAAAAAGTATGTTTTGGAGACTTCAACTATTTCAAGTTTCCTGGAATTATGAAAGGATGCAATCATTAGCTTATGCCTATACGATGAAACCCGTTTTAGAAAAGCTCTACAAAACAAAAGAAGAAAGATCGGAAGCTTTGAATCGTCACCTTGAGTTTTTTAACACCCATCCAACAATGGCTGCTCCTATCTTAGGTATAAACACCGCATTAGAAGAGCAAAACGGAAATGAATCGGGTCAAGGGGTTTCTGGTATAAAAACAGGTTTAATGGGACCTTTAGCCGGAATTGGTGACAGTATTATTTGGCTGACTTGGATGCCAATCGTAATGAGTATTGGTGCTGCTTTTGCTATGGACGGTAACATATTGGGTCCAATTTTAGCATTGATATTGTTTAATTTAGTTAATATACCATTGAAATGGTACGGATTAAAACTTGGATATAACAAAGGTACGAATTTCTTACAAGAAGCTGGTAGTACAGGAATCGTTCAACGTTATACAACAATGGCTACGATACTTGGAATTATTGTTATAGGTGGTTTGATTCCACAGATGGTTACTTTGACAACACCATTTGTGCTTACTGTGGGAGATACGGAAGTTAAATTCCAAGAGATTTTTGATGGAATTTTACCAAACTTACTTCCGCTTATGGTTACCCTGTCTAGCTTTTTCCTTATTAAAAAAGGTAAAAATCCAGTAGTGATACTACTTGGCACTATTGTGGTATGTATTTTAGGCAAATGGATTGGTATATTTTAA
- a CDS encoding neutral/alkaline non-lysosomal ceramidase N-terminal domain-containing protein: MTLLCGAAKAMINPPEGTLLAGYLAKRPAEGVHDPLFAKVLALKIQNKTLLMISLDLVSVDSRYVSELRNEIHDTFQIPIESIMVHSTHTHSGPGGMTDENSIVYKAFSGIWPPYVESIVKDHYEKIKNAVHEALSSLTPCTVRYGKGKALGIAANRISIDRHFEPDLNVIIFERITGKQIIVYHFACHPTIMHADNLLVSADFPGAANKYLEQNEEVEMSLFLNGPSGDVSTRFTRKDSSFDEVERMGRKLSECVLSTIKASTKLSVNHLDSNIVPITLGPRRFETEDQLRGSLLKVQEEYKHGKEKGLTASELRRIESKIEGLTASINLVNKLQNVAQIKSEIQIVSIGDMYLATVPGEMFYETGWEITNEFDEVCEVLLLGNTNDYIGYIVPEKFYEDNSYESSMTLLEKGSTEYIASQIIKNVGGMKHVSNQRL; this comes from the coding sequence TTGACGCTACTATGTGGTGCTGCGAAAGCAATGATCAATCCTCCTGAGGGTACACTACTAGCAGGCTATTTGGCGAAACGACCTGCTGAAGGTGTCCATGATCCTCTTTTTGCCAAAGTCTTAGCATTGAAAATTCAAAATAAAACCTTGCTAATGATTAGCTTAGACCTAGTTAGTGTGGATTCTAGATATGTTTCAGAGTTAAGAAATGAAATTCATGATACTTTCCAGATACCCATTGAAAGTATCATGGTCCATTCAACTCATACCCACTCTGGTCCAGGTGGAATGACAGACGAAAATTCAATCGTATACAAGGCCTTTTCAGGTATTTGGCCACCGTATGTAGAATCTATAGTAAAGGATCACTATGAAAAAATAAAAAATGCCGTTCATGAAGCATTATCTTCGCTAACGCCTTGTACGGTCAGATACGGAAAAGGGAAGGCATTAGGAATTGCAGCCAATCGGATATCAATCGACAGACACTTCGAACCTGATTTAAATGTTATTATTTTTGAAAGAATAACAGGGAAACAAATAATCGTATACCACTTTGCTTGCCATCCTACAATCATGCATGCAGATAATTTACTCGTTAGTGCTGATTTTCCAGGGGCTGCGAATAAATATTTAGAACAAAATGAGGAAGTCGAAATGTCTTTGTTTTTAAACGGACCATCAGGGGATGTTAGTACTCGATTCACTCGAAAAGACTCAAGTTTTGATGAGGTAGAAAGAATGGGACGTAAGCTTTCTGAGTGTGTTTTATCAACGATAAAGGCTTCTACTAAATTATCAGTCAATCACTTAGATTCTAATATAGTTCCGATAACCCTAGGCCCTCGTAGGTTTGAAACAGAAGATCAATTAAGGGGTTCTTTATTAAAGGTACAAGAAGAATACAAACATGGTAAGGAAAAAGGTTTAACAGCATCAGAACTAAGGAGAATAGAATCTAAAATAGAAGGCTTAACGGCTTCCATAAATTTAGTTAATAAGCTGCAAAATGTAGCTCAAATAAAATCTGAGATACAAATAGTTTCCATTGGAGATATGTATTTGGCCACCGTTCCGGGAGAAATGTTTTATGAAACGGGTTGGGAAATTACTAATGAGTTTGATGAAGTCTGTGAAGTCTTACTTCTAGGAAATACAAACGACTATATAGGTTATATCGTTCCTGAAAAATTTTATGAGGACAATAGCTATGAATCTTCTATGACACTATTAGAAAAGGGATCTACAGAATATATTGCTTCCCAGATTATCAAAAATGTAGGAGGAATGAAACATGTCAGCAATCAACGATTATAA
- a CDS encoding SIS domain-containing protein has protein sequence MSAINDYKEYVKNKLESVFNEQTDNILKGADLIKESVKKGGRLYVFGTGHSHLVAEEIYNRAGGLALVTAILEPSLMLHEQPNKSTYVERLNGYAEVLLKMNNLSEKDTLMVISNSGRNAVPVEMAIKAKEMGVSVIALTSLKHSTAVESRHESGKRLFEVAEVVIDNGADYGDATFNIEGLHTPTGSISSITGTAIAQTLIVATLEKLVKDGIQPPVFKSSNADGADQYNDEIFAKYVK, from the coding sequence ATGTCAGCAATCAACGATTATAAAGAGTATGTAAAAAACAAATTAGAATCCGTGTTTAATGAGCAAACGGATAATATTTTGAAAGGAGCTGACTTAATAAAAGAGTCGGTCAAAAAAGGTGGAAGGCTTTATGTGTTTGGTACAGGGCATTCCCATCTTGTTGCAGAGGAAATTTATAACCGCGCAGGTGGTTTAGCATTAGTGACAGCTATTTTAGAGCCAAGTTTAATGTTGCACGAACAACCGAATAAAAGTACGTATGTAGAAAGATTAAACGGGTATGCAGAAGTTCTATTAAAAATGAATAATCTCTCAGAAAAGGATACTTTAATGGTTATTTCAAACTCAGGCCGTAATGCAGTACCTGTAGAAATGGCAATTAAAGCAAAGGAAATGGGTGTTTCAGTTATTGCATTGACTAGCTTAAAGCATTCTACCGCAGTTGAATCCCGTCATGAGAGTGGTAAGCGATTATTTGAAGTTGCCGAAGTGGTGATTGATAACGGTGCAGATTATGGCGATGCAACGTTCAACATTGAAGGATTACATACGCCAACGGGATCGATTTCCAGTATAACCGGTACAGCAATAGCTCAAACACTTATTGTCGCTACGCTAGAGAAGTTGGTTAAGGATGGAATTCAGCCACCAGTATTTAAGAGTAGTAATGCGGATGGTGCAGACCAATATAATGATGAGATCTTTGCAAAATACGTAAAGTAA
- a CDS encoding sugar phosphate nucleotidyltransferase codes for MKTAIILAAGKGQKMWPYNEYRPKAILPVGDKPNIERLVNQLQNLQFERIFIVVHYQERRIRHLMEGKKGVEIISVPTPQGTADTLQKALEYIQDTEVLVAYGDIVITTNKLIKFIEEFRKEPKDGLILASFIDSQRSQDWFCANVREDKMVTEILGHPRPHYVNYQLLGMYCLKKEHIHYYVKRNPGMMLNVNVGMMPHLEGELEQSLQMMVEDQKQIRVFNAEKEAIDLDKPWHIMESNALITSVEVGGLKENSIHETASIHKTAEIRGYVKLGKNVKIGRNVMINGNVTIGDHTVIDNGAIIEENVMIGEYCTIKDYCKIGPNSVIGNRNRFGHCAEFQGVTFENVSFTHYGEVFGVVGSCTDIAAGVTVGILRFDDLNQVQRVNGRLETPEKYGNAVYFGDYTRTGISSQYMPGVKIGNNCVIGPAVGIHHDIPSGKLVYNEQQLKMKDWGSNNYGW; via the coding sequence GTGAAAACAGCGATTATATTAGCCGCAGGTAAAGGGCAAAAAATGTGGCCATATAATGAGTATCGGCCAAAAGCTATACTACCAGTTGGAGATAAGCCGAATATTGAAAGATTAGTAAACCAGCTACAAAATTTGCAGTTTGAGCGTATTTTCATAGTCGTACATTATCAAGAAAGAAGAATTCGACATTTGATGGAGGGTAAAAAAGGAGTAGAAATTATATCTGTTCCTACTCCTCAAGGCACAGCCGATACCCTTCAAAAGGCATTAGAGTATATCCAGGATACAGAAGTGTTAGTTGCATATGGAGATATAGTCATTACCACCAATAAACTTATTAAATTTATTGAGGAGTTTCGGAAAGAACCGAAAGATGGCCTAATTTTAGCATCCTTTATCGACTCACAGCGCTCGCAGGATTGGTTCTGTGCTAATGTCCGAGAAGATAAGATGGTTACTGAAATATTGGGTCACCCGCGGCCACATTACGTTAATTATCAGCTATTAGGCATGTATTGCCTAAAGAAAGAACATATCCATTATTATGTGAAAAGAAATCCTGGAATGATGTTAAACGTGAACGTGGGAATGATGCCACATCTAGAAGGAGAACTTGAGCAATCACTTCAAATGATGGTGGAAGATCAAAAACAAATCCGAGTTTTCAATGCTGAAAAGGAAGCAATTGACCTGGATAAACCTTGGCATATTATGGAGAGTAATGCCCTAATAACGAGTGTTGAAGTTGGTGGATTAAAGGAGAATAGCATACATGAAACGGCAAGCATTCACAAAACTGCTGAAATAAGAGGGTATGTGAAACTTGGTAAAAATGTCAAAATTGGCAGAAATGTAATGATTAACGGTAATGTTACTATTGGCGATCATACAGTTATCGATAATGGAGCTATCATTGAAGAAAACGTAATGATTGGAGAATATTGTACAATTAAGGACTATTGCAAAATTGGTCCTAATAGTGTCATCGGTAATAGAAATCGATTCGGTCATTGTGCTGAATTCCAAGGTGTCACATTTGAAAATGTAAGCTTTACCCACTATGGAGAAGTGTTTGGGGTAGTAGGATCATGTACAGATATTGCAGCTGGAGTGACAGTTGGGATTCTAAGATTTGACGATTTGAACCAAGTCCAAAGAGTAAATGGAAGATTGGAAACCCCTGAAAAATACGGAAATGCCGTTTACTTTGGAGATTACACGAGGACTGGAATTTCCAGTCAATACATGCCAGGGGTAAAGATAGGTAATAACTGTGTAATCGGGCCAGCTGTCGGAATTCATCATGATATCCCATCAGGTAAGCTCGTTTATAACGAACAACAACTCAAAATGAAGGATTGGGGTTCCAATAACTATGGTTGGTAA